The following are encoded together in the Oscarella lobularis chromosome 10, ooOscLobu1.1, whole genome shotgun sequence genome:
- the LOC136192070 gene encoding endoglycoceramidase-like isoform X5 gives MSDAVAFVLLSLLCTTCLAYYRVDQTSGHFVDSSGRERLFHGVNVVYKLPPYFPPATTFDPQRSFGEKDVDFLFQHGFTAVRLYVSWHGAEPVRGQYNATYLDAIEALVELLGSKGIVSILDCHQDVMSPLFCGEGFPDHGVVYSNDSDTLLDFPVPVPSLTPYKVDQLTGYPSRNDCNSHPFYLYYMSYASCKAWQSFYDNDEGVRDRFLLFWKEVARRFQSNPNVLGYELLNEPWTGDLYADPSLIEPCEKRKILLFSGGLFSSFFLARLDQKYLAPLYRDLHAAIRSHDTNHIIFFEAVSDFLSDFSLGKLTAAGFTEGPGGWEYNDRQVFSYHVYCPLMDSHGQPRSSVLCDLTDEVLIKGRQADVKKMNMSGSFVTEWGAFDNFASDSVAARNGQKFLDQLDEQLLSWAYWQFKGYDDITTQTVGNEGFWDSAGQLQEPKVKMLSRTYAPMIAGQYINMSFEAASGWFSVSYRASNVTEEPTQIFINQKLYYPNGYTTTSSPPDAVTFSFEPPFIIAHHSSSVEHGQVLTIFVTAK, from the exons ATGTCCGACGCCGTAGCATTCGTTCTTCTCTCGCTGCTGTGTACCACCTGCCTAGCGTACTATAGAGTTGATCAAACTAGCGGGCATTTTGTCGATTCCTCGG GCCGCGAAAGACTCTTCCACGGAGTCAACGTG GTGTACAAACTTCCTCCCTACTTTCCTCCCGCAACGACTTTCGATCCTCAACGATCTTTCGGCGAAAaggacgtcgattttctttttcaacaCGGTTTCACGGCCGTTCGCCTATACGTATCGTGGCACGGCGCCGAACCCGTTCGTGGCCAATACAACGCCACCTATCTCGAT GCTATTGAGGCTTTGGTTGAACTTCTGGGTTCGAAGGGCATCGTGTCAATACTCGACTGTCACCAGGATGTCATGTCACCTTTGTTTTGTG GAGAAGGATTTCCTGACCACGGTGTTGTCTACAGCAACGACAGCGATACACTGCTTGACTTTCCCGTACCTGTTCCTTCGCTGACTCCATACAAAGTCGACCAATTGACAGG CTATCCAAGTAGAAACGACTGCAATAGCCATCCGTTCTATCTTTATTATATGAGCTACGCTTCGTGTAAAGCTTG GCAGAGTTTCTATGATAACGACGAGGGTGTgcgcgatcgatttcttcttttctggaAAGAGGTTGCTCGCCGGTTTCAGTCAAATCCAAACGTGCTGG GATACGAGTTACTTAACGAACCTTGGACAGGCGATTTATACGCTGACCCTTCGCTAATAGAGCCAtgtgaaaagagaaagattcttctgttttctgGTGGCctattttcttcgttttttttagcTCGACTCGATCAGAAATATTTGGCTCCGTTGTACCGAGATCTTCACGCTGCTATTCGATCTCACGACACCAATCacataattttttttgaagccGTCTCCGACTTTCTGAGCGAC TTTTCCTTAGGAAAACTCACAGCTGCTGGCTTTACAGAGGGGCCAGGAGGCTGGGAATACAACGATCG ACAAGTGTTTTCTTACCACGTTTATTGTCCTTTAATGGACAGTCATGGCCAG CCAAGGAGTAGTGTATTGTGCGATCTGACAGACGAAGTGTTGATTAAAGGACGACAAGCTGacgtgaagaaaatgaacATGTCTGGCTCGTTTGTAACCGAGTG GGGCGCTTTTGATAATTTCGCGTCCGACTCCGTCGCCGCCAGAAACGGACAGAAATTTCTA GACCAGTTGGATGAGCAGCTTTTGTCGTGGGCCTACTGGCAATTCAAAGG ATACGACGATATCACGACGCAGACGGTGGGCAACGAAGGCTTTTGGGACTCGGCCGGACAGCTTCAGGAGCCCAAAGTCAAAATGCTATCAAGAACTTACGCTCCT ATGATCGCCGGTCAATATATCAATATGTCGTTCGAAGCAGCATCGGGTTGGTTTTCTGTGAGCTACAGAGCGAGCAACGTGACGGAGGAACCGACTCAAATTTTCATCAATCAAAAGCTCTACTACCCAAATGGCTACACGACGAC GTCGTCTCCTCCCGACGCGGTTACGTTCTCATTTGAGCCTCCCTTCATCATAGCTCACCATTCGAGTTCCGTAGAGCACGGTCAG GTTCTTACTATATTTGTAACTGCCAAGTGA
- the LOC136192070 gene encoding endoglycoceramidase-like isoform X3 produces the protein MSDAVAFVLLSLLCTTCLAYYRVDQTSGHFVDSSGRERLFHGVNVVYKLPPYFPPATTFDPQRSFGEKDVDFLFQHGFTAVRLYVSWHGAEPVRGQYNATYLDAIEALVELLGSKGIVSILDCHQDVMSPLFCGEGFPDHGVVYSNDSDTLLDFPVPVPSLTPYKVDQLTGYPSRNDCNSHPFYLYYMSYASCKAWQSFYDNDEGVRDRFLLFWKEVARRFQSNPNVLGYELLNEPWTGDLYADPSLIEPSRLDQKYLAPLYRDLHAAIRSHDTNHIIFFEAVSDFLSDVRPLGFFISYVLYVRASSQFSLGKLTAAGFTEGPGGWEYNDRYSTHKKRKLGENVFFVRQVFSYHVYCPLMDSHGQPRSSVLCDLTDEVLIKGRQADVKKMNMSGSFVTEWGAFDNFASDSVAARNGQKFLDQLDEQLLSWAYWQFKGYDDITTQTVGNEGFWDSAGQLQEPKVKMLSRTYAPMIAGQYINMSFEAASGWFSVSYRASNVTEEPTQIFINQKLYYPNGYTTTSSPPDAVTFSFEPPFIIAHHSSSVEHGQVLTIFVTAK, from the exons ATGTCCGACGCCGTAGCATTCGTTCTTCTCTCGCTGCTGTGTACCACCTGCCTAGCGTACTATAGAGTTGATCAAACTAGCGGGCATTTTGTCGATTCCTCGG GCCGCGAAAGACTCTTCCACGGAGTCAACGTG GTGTACAAACTTCCTCCCTACTTTCCTCCCGCAACGACTTTCGATCCTCAACGATCTTTCGGCGAAAaggacgtcgattttctttttcaacaCGGTTTCACGGCCGTTCGCCTATACGTATCGTGGCACGGCGCCGAACCCGTTCGTGGCCAATACAACGCCACCTATCTCGAT GCTATTGAGGCTTTGGTTGAACTTCTGGGTTCGAAGGGCATCGTGTCAATACTCGACTGTCACCAGGATGTCATGTCACCTTTGTTTTGTG GAGAAGGATTTCCTGACCACGGTGTTGTCTACAGCAACGACAGCGATACACTGCTTGACTTTCCCGTACCTGTTCCTTCGCTGACTCCATACAAAGTCGACCAATTGACAGG CTATCCAAGTAGAAACGACTGCAATAGCCATCCGTTCTATCTTTATTATATGAGCTACGCTTCGTGTAAAGCTTG GCAGAGTTTCTATGATAACGACGAGGGTGTgcgcgatcgatttcttcttttctggaAAGAGGTTGCTCGCCGGTTTCAGTCAAATCCAAACGTGCTGG GATACGAGTTACTTAACGAACCTTGGACAGGCGATTTATACGCTGACCCTTCGCTAATAGAGCCAt cTCGACTCGATCAGAAATATTTGGCTCCGTTGTACCGAGATCTTCACGCTGCTATTCGATCTCACGACACCAATCacataattttttttgaagccGTCTCCGACTTTCTGAGCGACGTGAGACCGTTAGGATTTTTTATCTCTTACGTACTGTACGTACGCGCGTCTTCTCAGTTTTCCTTAGGAAAACTCACAGCTGCTGGCTTTACAGAGGGGCCAGGAGGCTGGGAATACAACGATCGGTACTctacacacaaaaaaagaaaactgggagaaaacgtcttttttgtTAGACAAGTGTTTTCTTACCACGTTTATTGTCCTTTAATGGACAGTCATGGCCAG CCAAGGAGTAGTGTATTGTGCGATCTGACAGACGAAGTGTTGATTAAAGGACGACAAGCTGacgtgaagaaaatgaacATGTCTGGCTCGTTTGTAACCGAGTG GGGCGCTTTTGATAATTTCGCGTCCGACTCCGTCGCCGCCAGAAACGGACAGAAATTTCTA GACCAGTTGGATGAGCAGCTTTTGTCGTGGGCCTACTGGCAATTCAAAGG ATACGACGATATCACGACGCAGACGGTGGGCAACGAAGGCTTTTGGGACTCGGCCGGACAGCTTCAGGAGCCCAAAGTCAAAATGCTATCAAGAACTTACGCTCCT ATGATCGCCGGTCAATATATCAATATGTCGTTCGAAGCAGCATCGGGTTGGTTTTCTGTGAGCTACAGAGCGAGCAACGTGACGGAGGAACCGACTCAAATTTTCATCAATCAAAAGCTCTACTACCCAAATGGCTACACGACGAC GTCGTCTCCTCCCGACGCGGTTACGTTCTCATTTGAGCCTCCCTTCATCATAGCTCACCATTCGAGTTCCGTAGAGCACGGTCAG GTTCTTACTATATTTGTAACTGCCAAGTGA